The DNA window ACACCATCGACATCCCCGGATACAAGCCCGGCACGTGGGAGCTCGACCCCTCGCACAGCGAGGTCGGCTTCACCGTGCGTCACATGATGATCTCGAAGGTGCGCGGCTCCTTCGGCATCAAGAGCGCCACCTTCATCGCCCCGGAGAACCCCCTCGAGGCCTCCGTCACCGCGCACGTGGACGCCGCATCGCTCGACACCAAGGACGAGGGTCGCGACCAGCACCTCCGCTCGGCCGACTTCTTCGACGTCGAGACCTACCCGTCGATCGACTTCGTCTCGACCGGCGTCCGCGTCGAGGACGGCGAGATGCTCGTCGACGGCGACCTGACCATGCACGGCGTGACCAAGCCCGTCACCTTCGAGTTCGAGTTCGGCGGCTTCGGCACCGACCCGTGGGGCAACTCCAAGGCCGGCGCGACCGCCAAGGCCGTCGTCAACCGCGAGGACTTCGGTCTGACGTGGAACGCCGCGCTCGAGACCGGCGGCGTTCTCGTCGGCAAGGACGTCACCATCACGCTCGACCTGCAGGGCGCGCACCAGGCCTGATCGCCGGTGCTCCGGAGGGACCGCTCGCCTCGGCGATGCGGTCCCTTCGTCGTCCCAGGGCGCGCAGGCGGTCCTGCGCCAGCACGATGCCCGCGAACACGACGAGGGCGCCGACGGGCTCGTTCCAGGTCAGCGGCTCCTGCAGGACCGTCATCCCGAGGGCGACGCCCACGATCGGCGTGATGTACGTCACCGTCGAGGCGCGGGTCGGCCCCCATGCGCGCAGCGTGTTCTGGTTCCAGATGTAGACCACGCCGGTGCCGAGGCAGCCGAGCGCGATCATCGACAGCACGACCGGCGGAGTGAGCGAGACCGGGCCGAGTGCGATCGCCGGCGTCAGGACGACCATGACGGCGGCGCCGAGCCCGATGTTGAGGAACGAGAAGGTGAGCGCGCTCATGCCGGTGCGCGGCACGAAGCGCCGCATGTACGCGAGGCTGAAGCCGTAGCAGGCCGTCGCTCCGAGCATGGCGACCTGCGCGGGGATGCTCTGGGCGAGATCCAGCCCCTGCCAGGGCGCGATGATGACCCCGACCCCCAGCATCCCGATCAGGATGCCCGTCAGCTGCACGGGTCGCAGCTTCTCGACGCGGAAGAGCAGCCCCGCCATGACCGCCGTCATGATCGGCGTGGTCGCGTTGTAGATGCTCGCGAGGCCCGACGTGACGTGCTGCTGGGCCCACGAGAACAGCAGGAACGGCAGCACGCAGAAACTGATGCCGAGCACGAGCATGTGTCCCCAGACACGGATGCTGCGGGGCAGCCGCTCGCGCCGGATGGCCACGAACGCACCGAGGGTGATGGCCCCGAGCACCAGGCGCGACCACGCCACCTGGGCGGGGCTCAGCCCCTCCAGCCCGACCTTCATGAACAGGAAGCTCGACCCCCACACGATGCCGCACAGGACGAACTGCACCGTCACGGTGGCGGAGGTCGGGGTGCGCGGAGCGTCGGTCACCCTGCGAACCTAGCGCCGGCCGCCGACGCGGCACGTGGGCGTGTACAGCTGCGTCCGAAACCCGCCGACACCTGGCAGTCCGGCGCCGTCCAGGAAGGACGCGTCCGGCGCGGGTGCGCGGTTCAGGGCTCGGGATGCAGGGCGTCGTAGTCGCGGAAGCGCGGGTTCGCGCGCACGAGCAGCCACACGAGCGTCACGATGACCAGGCCGCCGATGAGCGGCGGGAACCACAGCGTGGTGAGTGTCGCGAGGGTGCCGGCGTAGAGCGCGCCGACGCGGGGCCCGCCCGCCACGACCACCACGAAGATGCCCTGCAGACGCCCGCGGATCGCGTCGGGGACGGCGGCCTGCATCATCGTCGAGCGGTAGATCGCGCTGACGTTGTCGGCTGCGCCCGCGACGGCGAGGAAGACGAAGGCGACGGCGATGAGCGCGAGGTTCGCGGACTGCTCGCCGACGTCGGCGGGCGCGAAGACGCCGAGAGCGGCGGCCAGCAGCACGGCGCCGAAGGCGAGGATCGCGAGCCCGTAGACCTGGATGGACCGCTGGATGCCGATGCCGTGGTGGCGCACCCTGCCGATCGGGCCGGAGAACAGGCTCGAGAGGAAGGCCCCGGCCGCGAACGCGGCCGTCAGCACGCCCGTCGTGATCGGCCCGCCGCCGAGGAGCAGGGCGCCGATCGCCGGGAACAGCGCGAGCGGCTGGCCGAAGGTCATCGCCGTGATGTCGAGGAGGTACTGCAGGCGGATGTTGGTCGCCCGCCGCAGGAACGTCCACCCGTCCTTCAGCGACTCGAGGCCCGGCTTGACGATGACCCCCTCCGGACGGATGCTCGGCAGCGTGAACAGGCCGAGGAAGAGAGACAGCATCAGCACGACGTCGATCGTGTAGGTCCACTGGTAGCCGGCGACCGCGACGAGGATGCCCGCGAGCGCGGGCCCCGCCATCACCATGACGCCGACGGTGATGCCGTTGAGCGCGGCGGCCGCCGGCAGGAGGTCACGGGGGAGGAGGCGCGGTGTGATCGCCGACTTCGTGGCCATCACGATGGAGTTCGCCGCGGCGTTGACGACGCTGAGGAGGTAGAGCCACCACACCGTCTCGAGGTGGCCCCAGGCGAGTCCGGCCAGCACGGCGGTGGAGACCCAGGTGACGGATGCGGCGATGAGCGCCACCGTCTTGCGGTCGAACGCGTCGGCCAGCATCCCTCCGTAGAGGCCCGCGAGCACCATGGGCACGAGGCCGGCGACGGCGATCATCGAGACGGCGAAGGTGTCCTGCGTGAGCTCGTAGACGTGGAGCATGACCGCGACGATCGTCAGCTGTCCGCCGAGTCCGGCGAGCGTCGAGCCGATCCAGAGCCGCGCGAACGCCGGGCTGGCGGAGAAGGGGCGCAGGTCGAGGAAGTGCTCGCGGCGCAGGCGCGTCTTCACCTCTTCGTTCCGACGGCGCCCACCACGTCTCCGACCCTAACGGGTGCCCGCAGCCTCGGGACGCGGCATCCGTCCCATCCCTGATAGACTCGCAAGGTTGCCGTTTGATCGGCCGCGGATAAAGAGAGCTCGCACATCGTGTGCCGGGCGCCGCGCAGTGAGAGAAAGGGGATCCCATCTATGCCGCTCGATTCTGACGCCAAGAAGGCGATCATCGACCAGTACGCCACGCACCCCGGTGACACCGGATCCCCCGAGGTGCAGGTTGCGATGCTGTCGCAGCGCATCAAGGACCTCACCGAGCACCTGAAGGAGCACAAGCACGACCACCACTCGCGTCGTGGTCTGTTCCTGATGGTCGGTCAGCGTCGCCGTCTGCTCGGCTACCTCCAGGACATCGACATCGCCCGTTACCGGTCGCTGATCGAGCGCCTGGGGCTTCGCCGCTGACTCGCAGCCGCGTATATCGCCTTCCGAAGGCCGTCCCACGGTGTGGGGCGGCCTTCGTGCTGTCCGGCGCGCAGTCGCGCGCGTCCGCGAAGCGCCCGGACGCCGCTCAGTAGCTGAGCGTCGCCGGTTCGAGTCCCCTCGTCTGATCGCCCACCAGCGAGAGCTGCGTCGGGTCGAGGCGCCGCACCTCGGCGGTCCCGGCGAGGTCGTCGAGGCATACCCAGAAGATGTTCGGGCTGCGGGTCGCGCCGAAGTAGTAGACCCGGTTGGTCAGGTCGGCGCCGGCGCGCCACCACGTCGGGTAGACGTCGCCGGTCGAGTACGGCGCCCCGAACGGCACCGAGACGTTCGCGATGAGCTGGAACACGCCGGCCACGGCCTGCTCCTCGTTCTCCGGCTCCGGCAGGTGGTGCAGGAAGTAGGCGGCCCGCACGAAGCGGTCGAGCGAGGTGATGTCGCCCGGGGGCGGCAGCTCGCCGCCGAACGGGCGGTAGCGCGCGAGGTTCGCGAGCTGCTCGTCGAGCGCGGGGGAGTTGGCCATCACGGTGTACTCCGGTCCGTGGTGCACCACGAGGGCGCCGTCGATCGGCTCGATGACGGCCGCGTCGCCGCTGGCGTCCTCCAGGGCGATGTGCACGCCCATCTCCAGCCCCCGGAACAGCGGCGAGGTGATGCGCACGCGGTCGAGGTCGGCCACGGCCTCGGCGACCGTGGCGTAGGAGTCCAGCAGGTACTGCGTCCACAGGGCGTTGGCGAGCGTCGGCCGCCCGTCGGGCTCCGGGAAGGACACGTCCTCCGGGTCGAGGTAGAGGGCGTGGGCGGCGAACCCGCGCTCGTTCATCCCATCGACCGTGCCCACGCCCCACATGCTGGTGACGACGCTGCTGTAGCGCGACGTCCAGCGCAGCGCCTCCTCGTCGGGCCCGCCGCGGCGTTCGGTGCCACGGGGCACGAACCAGAGCTCGGGCTCGTCGCTGACGGCCCAGTCCATGCAGCGGCTGACCGTCTTGGCGACGGCATTGTCATTCCAGAAGATGCGGGTGCACACGAGCGCGAGCGTAGCCGCCGGACACGGCCGCAGACGGTGCGACGCAGCGGCGGTCGCGGATGTGCCGTCAGGATGTCGCGGCGCGCGCTTTCACGAGGTCGCCGTGCCAGCGCTCGGCGACATCCGGGTGGGCGCGCAGGCGGGATTTCAGCGCGTTCTCGCCGTACAGGGCGTGGATCGGGTTGCTCGGGTCCTGCGTCACGCCGCGGGCCTCGGCGGCCAGCTCTGCCGGCAGCTCGAGCAGCGGCAGGCGCTGATCGAGCGCGGGGTTGAAGAAGAAGGGGACCGAGATGCGGTCGTCCGGAAGCCGCGGCGAGATCACCCGGTGGTTCGTCGCCGTCAGGTAGCCCTGCGTGGCGTACTCGAGCAGCTCACCGATGTTGACGACGAAGGCGCCGGGCACGGAGGGGGCGTCGACCCACTCGCCGTCGCGCTCCACCTGGAGACCGCCCTTGCCGGGCTCGACCCACAGCAGCGTCAGCACACCGGAGTCCTTGTGCGCGCCGACGCCCTGCTGGGGCTCGGGGGCGTCGGTGCCGGGGTAGCGGACGATCTTGATGAGGGTGGACGGCTCGCCGAAGTGGTCGTCGAAGTAGCCCTCCGCAGCGCCGAGGGACAGGGCCCAGGCGCGGAGCAGCTTGCGCGCCACGCCGGAGAGGTGGTCGTGCCACTCCGAGACGACCTCTCGCAGCTCGGGCTGCGCGGCCGGCCAGAGATTCGGTCCGGTGAGACGGGCGAAGTCGGGCGCGTCGGGGTCGTCGACGGCGGCGCGCTCCGGTCCGATGTCGATCTGCTCGCGCCAGTCGACGGCGCCCTGGGTGCGCTCCCCGCCCACCCGCGTGTAGCCGCGGAAGTGGGGGCTGGTGATGTTCTCGATGGCGAGCTTCTCGGCCTCGGGGAGCGTGAAGAACGCGCGGGCCGCCTCGTGCAGTCGCTGCTCGAGCTCAGGGGAGACGCCCGTTCCGGTGAGGTAGAAGAACCCCACATCGTGGGTCGCCGCGCGGAGATCGTCGCGGAATCGCGCGGCGGCCTCGGGGCCGTCGTCGAGGCGGGACAGATCGAGGATGGGCAGGGTCGGCTCGGACATGGATCGAGGCTAGATCGGCTCCGGCCCCGACGGCCCAATGTTGCCCCGCGTTACCGCCGCAGCGACATCTGCGGGATTTGCGCCGTCTGCCGGCGGAGGTAAGGTGAGACTTACTGAGGCTCGCCTTACCTGCTGAGACGGCCCGAGTCCTCCCCTCCCACTGAAAGTCCGTCCGCCGTGCTCGCCACCTTCCTCATCGGCCTCCGTGAAGGCCTCGAAGCCGCGCTGGTCGTCGGCATCCTCGTCGCCTATCTGACGCGCCTCGGCCGTCGCGACGTGCTGCCCCGCATGTGGGCGGGCATCGCGCTGGCGGTCGTCCTCGCCGTCGGCATCGGGGCGGTGCTCACGTTCGGCGCCTACAGCCTCACCTTCCAGGCCCAGGAGCTCATCGGCGGTTCCCTGTCTCTCGTGGCCGTCGCCATGGTGACCTGGATGATCTTCTGGATGCAGAAGGCCGCCCGCTCGCTGAAGGCGACGATCGAGGGCGGCATCGACCGGGCGCTGGCGCAGGGCACTCTCTGGGGGATGGTGCTCATCGGCTTCGTGTCGGTGGCCCGCGAGGGCATCGAGACCACGCTGCTGCTGTGGTCGATGGTGCAGTCCTTCGGCGATGCGCCGTCGGCGCTGCTGGGCGCTCTGCTCGGTCTGCTGGCGGCGGTCGTGCTCGGGTGGCTTCTCGCGCGCGGGATGCTGCGGCTCGATCTCCGGCGGTTCTTCACGTGGACGGGCGGCTTCCTCGTCGTCGTCGCGGCAGGGGTGCTCGCCTACGCGCTGCACGACCTGCAGGAGGCCGGCGCGCTGCCCGGCCCCTTCACCGACGCAGCCCCGCGGGATCCCGCCACCGGTGCGGTCGCCGTCGGCTGGTCGGGGTTCCCGTTCGGCTGGGCGTTCGACGTCAGCCAGACCATCCGCCCGGGCGACGCCCCCGCGGCGCTCCTGCAGGCGACGGTCGGCTTCATGCCCGCCATGACCTGGCTGCAGGTGATCGCCTGGGCCCTCTACGTCGCGATCGTCGGCGCGTTCTTCCTCCGCAACGTGCGCCGCGGCCGTCCGCGCCGTGCCGCGGCCGACGCGGCAGCCCCCGCCCCGGTGGCCGCCTCCCCTGTGCCCGCCGCGGCGGGCCGGGCCGCAGCATCCGCTTCCCCCTCAACCCCTGTCCTCCCCGGTGCGATGTACACCGCGCCGGCGTCCCCTCCTGGAGCAGCATGAGAACCCTCCGTACCACCGCCGGACGCGCGCTGACCGCCGCCGGTGTCGTCGCCGTCGCCGCGCTCGCGCTGAGCGGCTGCGTCGCCAAGGCCGACACCTCGGCGGCCGGCTCCTCCGCCGGCCTCACCGTCACGTCGACCGACGACTCCTGCCAGGTGTCGGGTTCCACCGCGCAGAGCGGCACCCTCGCGTTCGACGTGACCAACGGCGGCAGCCAGGTGACGGAGTTCTACCTGCTCGCCGACGACGGGCTGCGCATCGTCGGCGAGGTCGAGAACGTCGCCCCCGGCGCGAGCCGCAGCCTCACGGTCGTGGCGCAGCCCGGGAAGTACTTCACCGTCTGCAAGCCCGGGATGATCGGCGACGGCATCGGTCGCGCCGACTTCACGGTCAGCGGCGATGCGGTGACGGTCGACGGGCCCGACGGGGAGCTCAAGCAGCAGGCCGTGGACCTCTACGCCGCCTTCGTGAAGGATCAGGTCGCCCAGCTCGTACCCGCCGTGCAGCAGCTCGCCGATGACTACGAGTCCGGCGACGACGCGGCGGCGCAGGCCGCGTTCCCGCAGGTGCGGGCCTACTACGAGCGCATCGAGCCGGTCGCTGAGGCGCTCGGCGACCTCGACCCGCGCATCGACTACCGCGAGGTCGACGCCGTCGCCGAGGGGCTGGACTGGACCGGCTTCCACCGCATCGAGAAGGATCTGTGGGTTCCCGCGCAGGACGCGCTGAACGCCGACGGCGAGACGCCCGCCTGGCAGGGCTGGGCGCCCTCCACGCCGGAGGAGCGCGCCGCCTACGGCGACGGACTCATCGCGGACGTGCAGGAGCTGTACGACTACGTGCACGGGCCGGAGTTCACCCAGTCGCTCGACGCGCAGGGAGTCGCCGGTCTGAGCAACGGCGCGATCGCGCTCCTCGACGAGGTCGCCACGGGCAAGATCACCGGCGAGGAGGACTGGTGGTCGGGCACCGACCTTTACGACTTCGCCGCGAACGTCGAGGGCTCCAAGATGGCCTTCTCCCTCGTGCGCGACTTCGCCGACAGCAAGGGCCAGGACGGCACGAGCCTCGTCTCCCGCATCGACGCCGGCTACGGCGACCTCGAGGCCGCGCTCGCCGCGCACGGCTCCCTCACCGACGGGTTCGTGGGCTACCGCACCCTCACCGACGCCGACAAGCGCGAGCTCACCGACCTCATCAACGCGCTCGCCGAGCCGCTCTCGCGCCTGACCACGACGGTGCTCGACTGACATGACCGACCGCGCCATCCCCGAGCCCGAGCACCGCGGCGGCATCAGCCGTCGCGGCATGCTCGGCCTCGTGGGCGCCGCCGGAGCGGTCGTCGGTGCCGGCGCGGGAGTCGCCGGGGGCGTGGTGGCGGCCCGCTCGGCATCGGCGACGACAGCGGATGCGGCATCCGTCCACCCGTTCTTCGGCGAGCACCAGTCCGGCATCACCACACCCGTGCAGGATCACCTGCACTTCGCGTCGTTCGACATGATGGCCCGGACGACCCGCGAAGACCTCATCGCGCTGCTGCAGGACTGGTCGTACGCCGCCTCGCGGATGACCCAGGGGCTCGACGTCAGCGCCAGCGGCGCCGTCGGCGGATCGCCCGAGGCGCCGCCGGACGACACCGGCGAGGCGCTGGGGCTGCCGGCCAGCTCGCTCACCATCACGTTCGGCTTCGGCCCGACCCTCTTCGACGGCGACGCGGGCGACCGCTACGGGATCGCCGCACGACGTCCGCCGGAGCTCGAGCGCCTGCCCGCGTTCCTCGGAGAGGACCTGAACCCCGACGCCAGCGGCGGCGACCTCTGCATCCAGGCCTGCGCCGACGACCCGCAGGTCGCCGTGCACGCGATCCGCAACCTGAGCCGCATCGCCTTCGGCCGCGCGCGGATCCGCTGGTCGCAGCTCGGGTTCGGGCGCACGTCCAAGACGACCGCGGCGCAGGCGACGCCGCGCAACCTCTTCGGGTTCAAGGACGGGACGGCGAACATCCTCGCCGACGACGCCGCGGCCCTCGACGCCGCGGTGTGGGTGTCCGGCGCCGACCAGCCGTCGTGGATGTCGGGCGGCAGCTACCTCGTCGCCCGCAAGATCGCCATGCTCATCGAGTCATGGGATCGCGTGCGACTGTCGGAGCAGCAGAACATCGTGGGCCGCGACAAGGCGGCCGGCGCTCCGCTGTCCGGCGGCGACGAGTTCGCGCGCCCGGATCTCGAGAAGACGGATGCCGCGGGCGCCGCCGCCATCCCGGCGCGCAGCCACGTGCGGCTCGCCCATCCCGACTCGAACGGCGGCGTGCAGATCCTCCGCCGCGGCTACAACTTCGTCGACGGCAACAACGACCTCGGACGCCTCGACGCCGGCCTGTTCTTCCTGTCGTTCCAGCGGTCGCCCGCGCAGTTCGTCACGCTGCAGCGCTCGCTGTCGACCGATGCCATGAACGAGTACATCCGGCACGTGGGCACCGGCATCTGGGCCGTCCCGCCCGGTGCGGCCCAGGGGTCGTACGTCGGCGCAGGCCTGTTCAGCTGACCCGACCCCCCGCGTGGTCCCCGGGTTGGGGACGACTTTCGTCGCCTCGGCGCGAGTGCAGGCGACGAAAGTCGTCCTGAAACCGATCGCATGCCACCCGTGGAGTTCGAGCGCGCCGCCGGTGGAGAGCGAGAGGGGGGCGACCCGAGGACTGCGCTGCCGATGTATCTGGGGCGGGTGCGGTCTCTCTTGATGGTCGAGGCGATCCGCCTGCCATCGACTGGAGGAAACACGCATGAACGCTCCATCCGCACACCTGCGCTCCACCCTGACCCTGTCGTGCATCCTGGCGCTGGGGGCATCGTCGCTCGCCTTCCCGGCGGCCGCGTTCGCCGAGGATGCCGCGCCCGCGCCCGCGCCCGAGACCAGCGTCAGCGCACCCGGAGCACCCGGTCCGGACTCCGCCGCACCGCCTGCGGAGTCCGCGCCGGTCGCTGCCGAGCCGGCTCCAGAGTCGGTCGCGGCCGCACCTGCCGCTGAGCCCAGCCCCGCTGAGCCGGCCGCTGCGCCGGTCCCCGCTGAGCCGGCCGCTGAGCCCGTCGCCGAGCCGGCCGCTGAGTCCGTCGCTGAGCTCTCCACTGAGCCCGAGCCCGCTTCCCCCGCCGACCCGCCGTCCGTCTCGCCCCCGACCTCCACTCCCGAGCCGGACGCCACACCAGAGGCCACGCCCCCGGCGACGGAGCCCGTGACCGACGCCGCTCCCGAGCCGGCGGCTTCGCCGATCGTCGAGGTCGTCGACCCCGCCACGACCACTCCCGACGAGGTGCTGAGCGCGGAGGCCGCCGAGCCGACCGTGACGCTGTTCGCCGACGAGGCGCCGGCGCTGCCCGCGCCGGGCGATCCCTGCTATCCGGCGGTCTGCATCGACAACGGCACCGTGCTGCTGGCGGTCAATCCGACCGGCGAGCTCAACACGACCGACGGCGCCGGCAGTGCCGCAGGTGGGGGTGACGCGGGCCTGGAGTTCCTCCCCACCGGCAACGACTCCACCTCGCCGGGCTGCCTCTGCGAGGGGTGGGGCGTGGCCGACCCCGGAACGGGCGTCTGGGGCGGCGCGAACATCCACGAGCTCGGGGCCGGCGGGGAGAACCTGACGCTCGAGTCGTTCACGCACACGGGATCCACGGCGACCTCGGTCGTCACCGTGAACGACGGCGACGGCGTGCCGTACTTCCGTGTCACGCACGAGTACGTGCCCTCCACCGCCACGCCCCACCTCTACCAGGTCAACGTGACGATCGAGAACATGTCGGGCGCGCCGATCGCGACCGTTCAGTACCGGCGCGTCATGGACTGGGACGTCGAGCCGACCGCGTTCAGCGAGTTCGTCACGATCGACGGCGGCACCGCGTCGGCGCTGACCTACACGAGCGACGACGGCTTCGCGAGCTCGAACCCGCTGAGCGGTCCGAGCGCGATCCTCGGCGAGGGGAACATGGTCGATTCCGGCCCCTCCGACCACGGCGCGCTCTTCGACTTCGACTTCGGTCCGCTCGGTGTCGGGACGTCGCTGTCGTTCGTCATCTTCTACGGCGGCGCGGCCTCGGAGTCCGAAGCGCAGGCGGCCCTGGCAGCCGTCGGCGCCGAGGCGTACTCCTTCGGCCAGACCGCGGACGACCCCGCGGGAGGGACGCCCAACACCTTCATCTTCGCGTTCGGCAAGGTCGGGGGCGCCGCCATCTTCACCCCGCCCGTCGAGGCGCCGGTCGAGACGCCGACCGTGGCGGCTCCGGTCGTGCCCGTCTCGGTCGTCACGGCGGTCGAGGCTCCCGCGCCGGTCGCCGAAGTGACCGGCTCGGTCCCCGCTGCACTCGCGGCCACCGGGGCCGCGGACGGCACCGTCGCGTCGTCGGCCACCTGGTCGGCCGCAGCCGGGGCGGCGCTGCTGCTCGGACTGGTGCTCCTCGCCGGCCCCCGTGTCCTGCGTCGCGCCGTGCGCACGCGCTGATCCGTCGGACACGAGTGGGCCCTCGACACGTGTCGGGGGCCCTCTCGCATGTCAGGGAATAGATTCGACGTGACGATGTTTCATCAGATACATTCAGATGAATAGAAGCGGATGCCACGGCATCCCGGATCGGAGATCGATCGTGAACGACACGACACCCCAGATGCAGTTCGGCATCTTCACCGTGAGCGACATCACCGAGGACCCGACCACAGGCCGGACCCCGAGCGAAGCGGAGAAGATCCGCGACACCATCACGCTCGCCAAGCACGCCGAAGAGGTCGGGCTCGACGTCTTCGCCCTCGGCGAGCACCACAACCCCCCGTTCTGGTCGTCGTCGCCGACCACCACGCTCGCTTTCATCGCCGCGCAGACCGAGCGTCTCGTGCTGTCCACGGCCACCACGCTCATCACGACGAACGACCCGGTGAAGATCGCCGAGGACTTCGCGATGCTGCAGCACGTCTCCGGCGGTCGCACCGACCTCATGCTCGGTCGCGGCAACACCGGACCGGTCTACCCCTGGTTCGGCAAGGACATCCGTCAGGGCCTGCCGCTCGCCATCGAGAACTACGCGCTGCTGCACAAGCTCTGGCGCGAGGACGTCGTGGACTGGGAGGGCAAGTTCCGCTCGCCCCTGCAGGGATTCACCTCCACGCCCCGCCCGCTCGACGGCGTCGCGCCGTTCGTCTGGCACGGCTCCATCCGCACGCCCGAGATCGCCGAGCAGGCCGCGTACTACGGTGACGGCTTCTTCGCGAACAACATCTTCTGGCCCGCGGAGCACTACCAGCGCCTGATCGCGCTGTACCGCCAGCGCTTCGCGCACTACGGCCACGGCACGCCCGAGCAGGCGATCGTCGGCCTCGGCGGCCAGGCGTTCATGGCCAAGAACTCGCAGGACGCCGTCCGGCAGTTCCGCCCCTACTTCGACAACGCGCCCGTCTACGGTCACGGTCCGTCGATGGAGGACTTCGCCGAGATGACCCCCCTCACGGTGGGCTCGCCCCAGCAGGTCATCGACCGCTACGCCGGCATGCGCGACATCTACGGCGACTACCAGCGCCAGCTGTTCCTCATCGACCACGCGGGCCTGCCGCTGAAGACCGTCCTCGAGCAGCTCGACATCCTGGGCGGCGAGGTCGTGCCGGTGCTGCGTCGCGAGCTCGCCGAGAACCGTCCCGCCGAGGTCCCCGACGCCCCCACGCACGCGGCCCTCGTCGCCAAGGCGTACGCCGACGGCGCACCCCGTGAGGCACGCCCGCACGCCAACCGCGGCGACAACGTCACCGGAAGCTCGCCCTACCAGGACACCCCGGCACGCCAGGGCTCCGCGTTCGGCGCCGCGGCGACACGATCGGTGGCGTGAGATGACCGCCTCCCGCCGCATCGCGGTCGTCTCCGCCGGCCTCTCCAACCCCTCCTCGACCAGGCTCCTCGCCGACCGGCTCTCCGCCGCCGTCGTGCGGGACCTGCGGGAGCAGGGCATCGAAGCCGAGGTCGACGTATTCGAGCTGCGCGACTACGCGCACGACATCATGAACAACCTCATGACCGGCTTCGCGCCGGCCGCGCTGGAGACGATGGTCAACACCGTCGTCTCGGCCGATGCCCTCATCGCCGTGACGCCGATCTTCTCCACGAGCTACTCGGGGCTGTTCAAGTCGTTCATCGACATCCTCGACCCCGACGCGCTCTCGGGCACCCCGGTGCTCATCGGCGCGAACGCCGGCACGGCGCGTCACTCGCTCGCGATCGACTACGCCATCCGCCCGCTGTTCACCTACCTGCACGCGGAGCCCGTGCCCACCGGCGTCTTCGCCGCGTCCAGCGACTGGGGCGGAAGCGCCGACCAGGTCGCCCCCCTGGGCAACCGGGTGGATCGCGCCGCGCGCGAGCTGGCCGACGCCGTCGCACGGCGGGAGCCCGCGGCATCCGAGGATCCCTTCGACCCGTCGACCTACCTCGGCGAGGGCCGCTCGTTCGGCCACCTGCTCGGGGGCCTCGCGGGGGAGTAGCCGGCGACCGCCTCTTCCGTCAGCGGGAGAGGCGGATGTCGGCGGGATCGTCGAGTTCGCGCCACGCGGCTCCGGGTCGCGACGCGGGCACGAGTGCCAGGACGTCGGCCTCGGCCAGGAGGCCGACGTCGATCCCCGCTTCCGCCGCGATGTCGGCGATCGGCGCCTGGAAGGTGCGGAAGCCCGCGAGCGGTGCCACCGCACGCTCCTCACCCGTGTCGATGAGCCGCGACTGGTCGAGCACGAAGCCGGCGGCCGCCAGGGGAGATCCCGCCCCGGCGGTGGCCCAGGCCGCGATCTTCCAGAACCGACGGGGGAGGCGCACGCCGCGATACGGCGGGTCGTCGTCCTCGAGCACCGGCGCGGTGAAGACGGAGACGCGCAGGCGATTCGCGCCGGCGTAGGCGAGCACGTGGTCCTCGAGACCCAGCCACAGGTCGGGCGACTGGTTGAACCCCGACGCCTGCGGCGCGGCGTTGGTGAAGAAGAAGGTCTGCTCCGTCGCGCGGCGGGCTGTCGACTCGTCTCCCC is part of the Microbacterium lemovicicum genome and encodes:
- the efeO gene encoding iron uptake system protein EfeO, with product MRTLRTTAGRALTAAGVVAVAALALSGCVAKADTSAAGSSAGLTVTSTDDSCQVSGSTAQSGTLAFDVTNGGSQVTEFYLLADDGLRIVGEVENVAPGASRSLTVVAQPGKYFTVCKPGMIGDGIGRADFTVSGDAVTVDGPDGELKQQAVDLYAAFVKDQVAQLVPAVQQLADDYESGDDAAAQAAFPQVRAYYERIEPVAEALGDLDPRIDYREVDAVAEGLDWTGFHRIEKDLWVPAQDALNADGETPAWQGWAPSTPEERAAYGDGLIADVQELYDYVHGPEFTQSLDAQGVAGLSNGAIALLDEVATGKITGEEDWWSGTDLYDFAANVEGSKMAFSLVRDFADSKGQDGTSLVSRIDAGYGDLEAALAAHGSLTDGFVGYRTLTDADKRELTDLINALAEPLSRLTTTVLD
- the efeB gene encoding iron uptake transporter deferrochelatase/peroxidase subunit → MTDRAIPEPEHRGGISRRGMLGLVGAAGAVVGAGAGVAGGVVAARSASATTADAASVHPFFGEHQSGITTPVQDHLHFASFDMMARTTREDLIALLQDWSYAASRMTQGLDVSASGAVGGSPEAPPDDTGEALGLPASSLTITFGFGPTLFDGDAGDRYGIAARRPPELERLPAFLGEDLNPDASGGDLCIQACADDPQVAVHAIRNLSRIAFGRARIRWSQLGFGRTSKTTAAQATPRNLFGFKDGTANILADDAAALDAAVWVSGADQPSWMSGGSYLVARKIAMLIESWDRVRLSEQQNIVGRDKAAGAPLSGGDEFARPDLEKTDAAGAAAIPARSHVRLAHPDSNGGVQILRRGYNFVDGNNDLGRLDAGLFFLSFQRSPAQFVTLQRSLSTDAMNEYIRHVGTGIWAVPPGAAQGSYVGAGLFS
- a CDS encoding LLM class flavin-dependent oxidoreductase produces the protein MQFGIFTVSDITEDPTTGRTPSEAEKIRDTITLAKHAEEVGLDVFALGEHHNPPFWSSSPTTTLAFIAAQTERLVLSTATTLITTNDPVKIAEDFAMLQHVSGGRTDLMLGRGNTGPVYPWFGKDIRQGLPLAIENYALLHKLWREDVVDWEGKFRSPLQGFTSTPRPLDGVAPFVWHGSIRTPEIAEQAAYYGDGFFANNIFWPAEHYQRLIALYRQRFAHYGHGTPEQAIVGLGGQAFMAKNSQDAVRQFRPYFDNAPVYGHGPSMEDFAEMTPLTVGSPQQVIDRYAGMRDIYGDYQRQLFLIDHAGLPLKTVLEQLDILGGEVVPVLRRELAENRPAEVPDAPTHAALVAKAYADGAPREARPHANRGDNVTGSSPYQDTPARQGSAFGAAATRSVA
- a CDS encoding FMN reductase — its product is MTASRRIAVVSAGLSNPSSTRLLADRLSAAVVRDLREQGIEAEVDVFELRDYAHDIMNNLMTGFAPAALETMVNTVVSADALIAVTPIFSTSYSGLFKSFIDILDPDALSGTPVLIGANAGTARHSLAIDYAIRPLFTYLHAEPVPTGVFAASSDWGGSADQVAPLGNRVDRAARELADAVARREPAASEDPFDPSTYLGEGRSFGHLLGGLAGE